The following coding sequences are from one Ancylobacter sp. TS-1 window:
- a CDS encoding FGGY family carbohydrate kinase → MRVAAIDQGTTSTRCLVVESGGEARVAASCTHAQSYPAPGRVEHDPEELLANIRAVLAAAGPVDAIGLANQGESCLAWDALTGEALSPVIVWQDSRTAMSLTALGPDAATRSAAICGLPLDPYFSASKLAWLLRNIPAVASAQAAGRLRLGTTDAFFLDRLAGTFATDLATASRTGLLDLSTGGWSEELCALHGVPLACLPPVAPVDAGFGAIGGVPVKASIVDQQAALYGHGCRRPGDVKITFGTGAFLLAVTGQGRPAGAGLLPTVGWQRAGEAPVFALEGGVYDAGSALEWLRRLGLFSETAELDGFEGPSALARGLVFVPALSGLAAPHWDRTAAPLFIGMDAATNRRDMVRAALEGIALLTVGLIESAAAQVGAIGEIAIDGGLSQSAGFAGFLAAASGRTVRVPALHEMTALGLAELCGADVDAARAQARRFTPDGSVTPAQRQRFADALARSRGWRS, encoded by the coding sequence ATGCGCGTCGCCGCCATCGACCAGGGCACCACCTCGACACGCTGCCTCGTGGTGGAGAGCGGCGGGGAGGCGCGTGTGGCCGCCAGCTGCACGCACGCGCAGTCCTATCCCGCTCCCGGCCGGGTCGAGCACGACCCGGAGGAACTACTCGCCAACATACGCGCCGTGCTGGCGGCGGCCGGGCCGGTCGACGCCATCGGCCTCGCCAATCAGGGCGAGAGCTGCCTCGCCTGGGACGCGCTGACCGGCGAGGCGCTCTCCCCCGTCATCGTCTGGCAGGATTCGCGCACGGCCATGTCCCTCACCGCGCTCGGACCCGACGCGGCGACGCGCTCGGCGGCGATCTGCGGCCTGCCGCTCGATCCCTATTTCTCTGCCTCCAAGCTCGCCTGGCTGCTGCGCAACATTCCCGCCGTGGCGAGCGCGCAGGCGGCCGGGCGGCTGCGGCTCGGCACCACCGACGCCTTCTTCCTCGACCGTCTCGCCGGCACCTTCGCCACCGACCTCGCCACCGCCTCGCGCACCGGCCTGCTGGACCTTTCGACCGGCGGCTGGAGCGAGGAACTGTGTGCGCTGCACGGCGTGCCGCTCGCCTGCCTGCCGCCCGTCGCTCCGGTCGATGCCGGCTTCGGCGCCATTGGCGGCGTGCCGGTCAAGGCGTCCATCGTCGACCAGCAGGCGGCGCTTTACGGCCATGGCTGCCGCCGGCCGGGCGACGTCAAGATCACCTTCGGCACCGGCGCCTTCCTGCTGGCGGTGACCGGCCAGGGGCGCCCCGCCGGCGCCGGCCTGCTGCCGACCGTGGGCTGGCAGCGCGCCGGCGAGGCGCCGGTCTTCGCGCTCGAAGGCGGGGTCTACGACGCCGGCTCCGCGCTCGAATGGCTGCGCCGCCTCGGCCTGTTCTCCGAGACGGCCGAGCTGGACGGCTTCGAAGGCCCCTCCGCCCTCGCGCGCGGCCTCGTCTTCGTGCCGGCCCTGTCCGGCCTCGCCGCGCCTCATTGGGACCGCACGGCGGCGCCGCTCTTCATCGGCATGGACGCCGCGACGAACCGGCGCGACATGGTGCGTGCGGCGCTGGAAGGCATCGCCCTGCTCACGGTCGGGCTGATCGAGTCGGCGGCGGCGCAGGTCGGCGCCATCGGCGAGATCGCCATCGACGGCGGACTGTCGCAGAGCGCGGGCTTCGCCGGCTTCCTCGCCGCCGCCAGCGGCCGCACCGTGCGGGTGCCGGCGCTGCACGAGATGACCGCGCTGGGCCTCGCCGAGCTGTGCGGCGCCGATGTCGATGCGGCCCGCGCGCAGGCGAGGCGCTTCACGCCGGACGGCTCGGTGACGCCGGCCCAGCGCCAACGCTTCGCGGACGCGCTCGCGCGCAGCCGGGGCTGGCGCAGCTAG
- a CDS encoding NAD(P)/FAD-dependent oxidoreductase — MNAPFESTSADVIVVGGGPAGVAAAMELRRRGIARVLLLDREPELGGATRHCAHSPFGMREFSRVYLGAAYGRRLAAEATRAGVELRTGYSVVRLESGGRLEVASPAGVGTLSARRILIATGARETPRSARLIPGDRPLGIVTTGTLQSYVAFHGLMPFRRPLIVGSELVSQSALFTCLTHGARPVAMIEPGPHALARAPFAWFPRLMGVPFHVGADITDIRGAARVEEVTIRLADGSPRTLACDGVLLTGRFTPESALFRQSTLGVDPGSAGPAIDQDGRSQDPLVFAGGNLLRAVETGGWAFREGRAVGRALAEDLARGSEANAPTPVDFETPIKLVVPSLLRAGANAAPAFPDFQLRMARAASGRLSLEIDGREVWARAGTWWPERRILVPIPPGATRAGSVRFRFREGQ; from the coding sequence ATGAACGCCCCCTTCGAGAGCACGAGCGCCGATGTTATCGTCGTGGGCGGGGGCCCGGCCGGGGTGGCGGCGGCGATGGAGCTGCGCCGGCGCGGCATCGCCCGCGTGCTGCTGCTCGACCGCGAGCCGGAACTCGGCGGAGCGACCCGCCATTGCGCCCACTCACCCTTCGGCATGCGCGAGTTCAGCCGGGTCTATCTCGGCGCCGCCTATGGCCGCCGGCTGGCGGCGGAAGCGACGCGCGCCGGCGTCGAGCTGCGCACAGGCTATTCCGTGGTGCGGCTGGAGTCCGGCGGCAGGCTGGAGGTCGCCTCCCCGGCCGGGGTCGGCACACTGTCCGCCCGGCGCATCCTGATCGCCACCGGCGCCCGCGAGACGCCGCGCTCGGCCCGGCTGATCCCGGGCGACCGGCCGCTCGGCATCGTGACGACCGGCACGCTGCAATCCTATGTCGCCTTTCACGGGCTGATGCCGTTCCGCCGGCCGCTGATCGTCGGCTCGGAACTGGTGAGCCAGTCGGCCCTGTTCACCTGCCTCACCCATGGCGCCCGCCCGGTGGCGATGATCGAGCCCGGCCCGCACGCCCTCGCCCGCGCGCCCTTCGCCTGGTTCCCGCGCCTCATGGGCGTGCCCTTCCACGTGGGCGCCGACATCACCGACATTCGCGGCGCGGCCCGCGTGGAAGAGGTCACGATCCGGCTGGCCGACGGCAGCCCGCGCACGCTTGCCTGCGACGGCGTGCTGCTCACCGGCCGCTTCACCCCGGAATCCGCCCTGTTCCGCCAGTCGACGCTGGGCGTCGATCCCGGCAGCGCCGGACCCGCCATCGACCAGGACGGGCGCAGCCAGGACCCCCTCGTCTTCGCTGGCGGCAATCTGCTGCGCGCGGTCGAGACCGGCGGCTGGGCATTTCGCGAGGGGCGCGCGGTCGGGCGGGCGCTCGCCGAGGATCTGGCGCGCGGCAGCGAGGCCAACGCCCCGACCCCGGTCGATTTCGAGACGCCTATCAAGCTCGTCGTGCCGAGCCTGCTGCGCGCGGGCGCCAATGCCGCGCCGGCCTTCCCGGACTTCCAGCTCCGCATGGCCCGCGCGGCGAGCGGGCGCCTGTCGCTGGAGATCGACGGCCGCGAGGTCTGGGCGCGGGCAGGCACATGGTGGCCGGAGCGGCGCATCCTTGTGCCCATTCCGCCCGGTGCCACGCGGGCCGGCTCGGTGCGCTTCCGCTTCCGGGAGGGGCAGTGA
- a CDS encoding NAD(P)/FAD-dependent oxidoreductase gives MLHTPSPPFAGQYDLAVIGAGVVGCAVARRFALAGAKVVVIEKGADILSGASKANSAILHTGFDAPPGSLELELVKAGRAEYLAIRESLGLPLVETGALVCAWNAAEADKLDAIAAQGRANGIEELRLLSGAEARATMPGLAERLVAAIEVAGEHIIDPWTAPLAYLTQAVALGAHLLRDAELIEGRFDGDWTLTTSTGTLRAAAVVNAAGLYGDVVDARLGFEPDFEIRPRKGQFVVLDKAAFAHLPRIVLPVPTEITKGVVVCPTAFGNVLIGPTAEEQEDRTRATVETGALEALLARGAEIVPALAGIPVTAVYAGLRPATESKAYRVIARADRRAITLGGIRSTGLSAALGLAGHALRLHEGFGLPATAPATPPTLCLPNLTETRERDWQRPDHGEIVCHCELVTRREIEATFDSPVPPGDFGGLRRRTRAGMGRCQGFYCNARLAEMTKGRLKEPLAVGEREE, from the coding sequence ATGCTCCATACCCCCTCCCCCCCTTTCGCCGGGCAGTACGACCTCGCCGTCATCGGCGCGGGCGTGGTCGGCTGCGCGGTCGCGCGCCGCTTCGCGCTGGCCGGCGCGAAGGTGGTGGTGATCGAGAAGGGCGCCGACATCCTCTCCGGGGCGTCCAAGGCCAACAGCGCTATCCTGCACACCGGCTTCGACGCCCCGCCGGGCAGCCTTGAGCTTGAACTGGTGAAGGCCGGGCGCGCGGAATATCTCGCCATTCGCGAAAGCCTCGGCCTGCCGCTGGTGGAGACCGGCGCGCTGGTCTGCGCCTGGAACGCGGCGGAGGCCGACAAGCTCGACGCCATCGCGGCGCAGGGCCGCGCCAACGGCATCGAGGAACTGCGCCTGCTCTCCGGCGCCGAGGCCCGCGCGACCATGCCGGGCCTCGCCGAGCGCCTCGTCGCCGCCATCGAGGTCGCCGGCGAGCACATCATCGACCCGTGGACCGCGCCGCTCGCCTATCTCACCCAGGCGGTGGCGCTCGGCGCCCACCTGCTGCGCGACGCCGAACTCATCGAAGGCCGCTTCGACGGCGACTGGACGCTCACCACCTCCACCGGCACGCTGCGCGCCGCCGCCGTGGTCAACGCCGCCGGGCTCTATGGCGATGTCGTCGACGCGCGGCTCGGCTTCGAGCCCGACTTCGAGATCCGGCCCCGCAAGGGCCAGTTCGTGGTGCTCGACAAGGCCGCCTTCGCCCATCTGCCGCGCATCGTGCTCCCGGTGCCGACCGAGATCACCAAGGGCGTCGTGGTCTGCCCCACCGCCTTCGGCAATGTGCTGATCGGCCCGACCGCCGAGGAGCAGGAGGACCGCACCCGCGCCACCGTCGAGACCGGCGCGCTGGAGGCCCTGCTGGCGCGCGGCGCCGAGATCGTGCCGGCGCTGGCCGGCATCCCGGTGACGGCGGTCTATGCCGGGCTGCGTCCCGCCACCGAGAGCAAGGCCTATCGCGTGATCGCGCGGGCCGACCGGCGGGCCATCACGCTCGGCGGCATCCGCTCCACCGGGCTGTCCGCCGCGCTCGGCCTCGCCGGCCACGCGCTGAGGCTGCATGAGGGCTTCGGCCTGCCGGCGACCGCGCCGGCCACGCCGCCGACCCTTTGCCTGCCCAACCTCACGGAGACGCGCGAGCGCGACTGGCAGCGCCCCGACCATGGCGAAATCGTCTGCCATTGCGAACTGGTGACCCGGCGCGAGATCGAGGCGACCTTCGACAGCCCCGTCCCGCCCGGCGATTTCGGCGGCCTGCGCCGACGCACCCGCGCCGGCATGGGCCGTTGCCAGGGCTTCTACTGCAATGCCCGGCTGGCCGAGATGACCAAGGGCCGGCTCAAGGAACCGCTGGCGGTCGGGGAGCGCGAGGAATGA
- a CDS encoding C4-dicarboxylate ABC transporter, producing MTDDSKKAGVKKPDPAADAILASRRNFLGKAALGTGAALASTTLAAPAVLAQTGPIKWRLQTYSGAPLGAHVIKPQIDAFNAAANGEMVIELYYADQLVPTSDLFRALQSGTLDAVQSDEATMASPVDIAVFGGYFPFATRYSLDVPALFRYYGLKEIWEEAYADVPNVTWLSTGAWDPLHIFTVNKPIKSLADMKGLRVFGVPTAGKFLSKYGLVPVTIPWDNVEVALQTGELDGVAWCGFTEAYEVGWADVCNYALTNSVTGAWFGSYFANSPSWAKVPPHLKELFLMSIDQSHYYRDVWYWGGEAKLRVEGQKMELTSLPPADWATVVNDSKGFWDEVASSSPRAGRVVAAFKKYDETMQKAGYPYR from the coding sequence ATGACCGACGACAGCAAGAAGGCCGGCGTGAAGAAGCCGGATCCCGCCGCCGACGCGATACTCGCCAGCCGCCGCAACTTCCTCGGCAAGGCGGCGCTGGGCACCGGCGCCGCGCTGGCCAGCACGACGCTGGCGGCGCCCGCCGTCCTGGCCCAGACCGGCCCGATCAAGTGGCGCCTGCAGACCTATTCGGGCGCCCCGCTCGGTGCCCATGTCATCAAGCCGCAGATCGACGCGTTCAACGCGGCGGCCAATGGCGAGATGGTGATCGAGCTCTACTACGCCGACCAGCTCGTGCCGACCTCGGACCTGTTCCGCGCGCTCCAGTCCGGCACGCTCGACGCGGTGCAGTCGGACGAGGCCACCATGGCCTCGCCGGTCGACATCGCCGTGTTCGGCGGCTACTTCCCCTTCGCCACCCGCTACAGTCTCGATGTGCCGGCGCTGTTCCGCTACTACGGGCTGAAGGAGATCTGGGAAGAGGCCTATGCCGACGTTCCCAACGTCACCTGGCTGTCCACCGGCGCCTGGGATCCGCTGCACATCTTCACGGTGAACAAGCCGATCAAGAGCCTCGCCGACATGAAGGGCCTGCGCGTCTTCGGCGTGCCGACGGCCGGCAAGTTCCTGTCGAAGTACGGCCTCGTGCCGGTGACGATCCCGTGGGACAACGTCGAGGTGGCGCTGCAGACCGGCGAACTCGACGGCGTGGCCTGGTGCGGCTTCACCGAGGCCTATGAGGTGGGCTGGGCGGATGTGTGCAACTACGCGCTGACCAACTCCGTCACCGGCGCCTGGTTCGGCAGCTACTTCGCCAATTCGCCGAGCTGGGCGAAGGTGCCGCCGCACCTGAAGGAGCTGTTCCTGATGAGCATCGACCAGTCGCACTACTACCGCGACGTCTGGTACTGGGGCGGCGAAGCCAAGCTGCGCGTCGAGGGCCAGAAGATGGAACTCACCTCGCTGCCGCCGGCCGACTGGGCGACGGTCGTCAACGACTCCAAGGGCTTCTGGGACGAAGTCGCCTCCTCCAGCCCGCGCGCGGGCCGCGTCGTCGCCGCCTTCAAGAAGTACGACGAGACGATGCAGAAGGCCGGCTACCCCTACCGCTGA
- a CDS encoding TRAP transporter large permease subunit produces MTYEMIALLMFASMVVALISGQLVFAGIGFVASAAALLLYGPGAMDLPFNQVFKLFNWYAMLTLPMFIYMGYILAESGIAEDLYRALHVWFGRFTGGLAIGTIFLMVIISAMNGLSVAGMAIGATIALPEMIRRGYDKVLISGVVQGGSSLGILIPPSVVLVLYGMIARQPVSKLWFAGVGPGLLMAALFIIYIYVRVKLNPKLAPKLTDEELNMPFREKLALARAGIIPFAIFFFMTGLFVFGVTSLVESSAVGATTATLAALAKRRLNWPVVRDTALKTLNVSCMFMWLILAALAFGTVFDGLGAVKAVEFLFVKQWDLNPWTIIIMMQLSFIVMGMFLDDTAMLVIVAPLYIPLVKALDLGFDNQLIWYGILYTITCQIAYITPPFGYNLFLMRSLAPKEISLIDIYKSIWPFAAIMLFTIIILMVFPQIALWLPEHMNVKG; encoded by the coding sequence ATGACCTATGAGATGATCGCGCTGCTCATGTTCGCGTCGATGGTCGTGGCGCTCATCAGCGGGCAGCTCGTCTTCGCCGGCATCGGCTTCGTCGCCTCCGCCGCCGCGCTGCTGCTCTACGGCCCCGGCGCGATGGACCTGCCGTTCAACCAGGTCTTCAAGCTGTTCAACTGGTACGCCATGCTGACGCTGCCCATGTTCATCTACATGGGCTACATCCTGGCCGAGTCCGGGATCGCGGAGGACCTCTATCGAGCCCTGCACGTCTGGTTCGGGCGCTTCACCGGCGGCCTCGCCATCGGCACCATCTTCCTGATGGTCATCATCTCGGCGATGAACGGCCTGTCCGTCGCCGGCATGGCGATCGGCGCCACCATCGCGCTGCCGGAGATGATCCGCCGCGGCTATGACAAGGTGCTGATCTCGGGCGTGGTGCAGGGCGGCTCGTCGCTCGGCATCCTCATCCCGCCCTCGGTCGTGCTGGTGCTCTACGGCATGATCGCCCGCCAGCCGGTCTCCAAGCTCTGGTTCGCCGGCGTCGGCCCCGGCCTGCTGATGGCGGCGCTCTTCATCATCTACATCTATGTCAGGGTGAAGCTGAACCCGAAGCTGGCGCCCAAGCTGACCGACGAAGAGCTGAACATGCCCTTCCGCGAGAAGCTGGCGCTGGCGCGGGCGGGCATCATTCCCTTCGCCATCTTCTTCTTCATGACCGGGCTGTTCGTGTTCGGTGTCACCAGCCTGGTTGAAAGCTCGGCGGTCGGCGCCACCACGGCGACGCTGGCGGCGCTCGCCAAGCGACGGCTGAACTGGCCGGTGGTGCGCGACACCGCGCTGAAGACGCTGAACGTCTCCTGCATGTTCATGTGGCTCATCCTCGCCGCGCTCGCCTTCGGCACGGTGTTCGACGGGCTCGGCGCGGTGAAGGCGGTCGAGTTCCTGTTCGTCAAGCAGTGGGATCTCAATCCCTGGACCATCATCATCATGATGCAGCTCAGCTTCATCGTGATGGGGATGTTCCTCGACGACACGGCGATGCTGGTCATCGTGGCGCCGCTCTACATCCCGCTGGTGAAGGCGCTCGATCTCGGCTTCGACAACCAGCTCATCTGGTACGGCATCCTCTACACGATCACCTGCCAGATCGCCTACATAACCCCGCCCTTCGGCTACAACCTGTTCCTGATGCGCTCGCTGGCGCCGAAGGAAATCTCGCTGATCGACATCTACAAATCGATCTGGCCCTTCGCCGCGATCATGCTGTTCACCATCATCATCCTGATGGTCTTCCCGCAGATCGCGCTCTGGCTGCCCGAACACATGAACGTCAAGGGCTGA
- a CDS encoding TRAP transporter small permease subunit, which produces MNVESAAQRKPEGVWGGIARYVRFVDRISDYVGYLAASLIFMMGGVLIFDAITRNLLKMPVHWAVELTQFTLAAYYFMGGPFTLKNNEHVRMDLWYSTLTERGKAKVDLVTVWCLIFYLAVLLTGSISSLQYAIATNEKRFSIWNPSVIPIKALLTACLVLMLLQAFSLVCKHIATLRGEKL; this is translated from the coding sequence GTGAACGTGGAAAGTGCGGCGCAACGCAAACCGGAAGGCGTCTGGGGTGGCATCGCCCGCTATGTACGCTTCGTCGACCGCATCTCGGACTATGTCGGCTATCTCGCCGCCTCGCTCATTTTCATGATGGGCGGCGTGCTGATCTTCGACGCCATCACCCGCAACCTTCTGAAGATGCCGGTGCACTGGGCGGTGGAACTGACCCAGTTCACCCTCGCCGCCTACTACTTCATGGGCGGGCCGTTCACGCTCAAGAACAACGAGCACGTGCGCATGGACCTCTGGTACTCGACGCTCACGGAGCGCGGGAAAGCGAAGGTCGATCTCGTCACGGTCTGGTGCCTGATCTTCTATCTGGCCGTCCTGCTGACAGGCTCGATCTCCAGCCTGCAATACGCCATCGCCACCAATGAGAAGCGCTTCTCGATCTGGAATCCCTCGGTGATCCCGATCAAGGCGCTGCTGACCGCCTGTCTCGTGCTGATGCTGCTGCAGGCCTTCTCCCTCGTCTGCAAGCACATCGCCACGCTGCGCGGGGAGAAGCTCTGA
- a CDS encoding DeoR/GlpR family DNA-binding transcription regulator translates to MQPTSRHEVILALVARSGEASVEVLARELGVSHETVRRDLSRLDTAGRLRRFHGGARAIGVPVAVPAAVTEKEWPFAQRMAQNAAGKARIAAAASALFQPDDSLFVDTGSTTVAFAEALAGRPPLVVITNAPRIAATLAGHGHKVFLIGGAYGADAGESLGPLALEQIGKFRARHAVLTVGAIDQTCMMDFDLQEAEVAKAMIERADRVTVLADHSKFDRRAVFEVAPLAAIHTLVTDQPPSEPMGRALTAAGVELVAVEPA, encoded by the coding sequence GTGCAGCCAACCTCACGCCATGAAGTCATACTGGCGCTTGTCGCCCGCTCCGGTGAGGCGAGCGTGGAGGTGCTGGCGCGCGAGCTCGGCGTGTCGCACGAGACCGTCCGGCGCGACCTTTCCCGCCTCGACACGGCGGGGCGGCTCAGGCGCTTCCATGGCGGCGCCCGGGCGATCGGCGTCCCCGTCGCGGTGCCGGCCGCCGTGACCGAGAAGGAGTGGCCCTTCGCCCAGCGCATGGCGCAGAACGCCGCCGGCAAGGCCCGCATCGCGGCGGCGGCGAGCGCGCTTTTCCAGCCCGATGATTCGCTCTTCGTCGATACCGGCAGCACGACGGTCGCCTTCGCCGAGGCGCTGGCCGGCCGGCCGCCGCTGGTGGTCATCACCAACGCGCCGCGTATCGCCGCCACGCTCGCCGGCCATGGCCACAAGGTGTTCCTGATCGGCGGCGCTTACGGGGCGGATGCCGGCGAGAGTCTCGGACCGCTGGCGCTCGAGCAGATCGGCAAGTTCCGCGCCCGCCACGCCGTGCTCACCGTCGGCGCCATCGACCAGACCTGCATGATGGATTTCGACCTGCAGGAGGCCGAGGTCGCCAAGGCCATGATCGAGCGTGCCGACCGCGTGACCGTGCTGGCGGACCACAGCAAGTTCGACCGCCGCGCCGTCTTCGAGGTGGCGCCCCTGGCCGCGATCCACACTCTGGTGACGGACCAGCCCCCGTCCGAGCCGATGGGACGGGCCCTGACGGCCGCCGGCGTCGAGCTTGTCGCCGTCGAGCCCGCCTGA
- a CDS encoding PqqD family protein, with amino-acid sequence MAPIESTTILALAPMASVQSVGEGAVVLLADSGQLFTCNETTEAFLLKLDGARSFAEVIDLLGAEFDADSETLAADFGSLALQLLDERVIQRTG; translated from the coding sequence ATGGCGCCTATTGAGTCGACCACCATTCTCGCGCTCGCGCCGATGGCGTCGGTGCAGTCGGTCGGGGAGGGCGCCGTCGTGCTGCTCGCCGACAGCGGCCAGCTTTTCACCTGCAACGAGACCACCGAGGCCTTCCTGCTCAAGCTGGACGGCGCGCGCAGCTTCGCCGAGGTGATCGATCTGCTCGGCGCCGAGTTCGACGCCGATTCGGAAACGCTCGCCGCGGATTTCGGCTCGCTTGCGCTCCAGCTTCTGGACGAGCGCGTGATCCAGCGGACGGGGTGA
- a CDS encoding lasso peptide biosynthesis B2 protein, with protein sequence MARASGAPALLRRLRFRADVWLAARLLPFRLAGRSFEEVLKVVPAAPQPRYAGLSPDYISRTVQRVTRRPLLMRDRRCLRQGLLGFGYMAQAGLSPELHFAVERGSVPTGQLAAHCWVCLDGRPVLSDRTPDMVTIYVHRL encoded by the coding sequence ATGGCGAGGGCCTCCGGCGCGCCCGCGCTGCTGCGTCGCCTGCGTTTTCGCGCCGATGTCTGGCTGGCGGCCCGGCTGCTGCCCTTCCGTCTTGCCGGGCGCAGCTTCGAGGAGGTGCTGAAGGTCGTGCCCGCAGCGCCGCAGCCGCGCTACGCCGGTCTCTCGCCTGATTATATCAGCCGCACGGTCCAGCGCGTGACTCGCCGCCCGCTGCTCATGCGCGACCGCCGCTGCCTGCGGCAGGGGCTGCTGGGATTCGGCTATATGGCGCAGGCGGGCCTGTCGCCGGAACTGCATTTCGCGGTGGAGCGGGGATCCGTGCCGACCGGCCAGCTGGCGGCCCATTGCTGGGTCTGTCTCGACGGCCGGCCGGTCCTCAGCGACCGCACGCCGGACATGGTGACGATCTATGTCCACCGCCTCTGA
- a CDS encoding serine kinase: MSTASDGCARAAPDPHLAHYDFGGRRLALAAEAASLLLPLDRFLASLRVEPEGAPDFRLTLRHGAFHESVPGDTLFASGPIPGEGDFDFHRRGEGLLLRGPDVSVLIEPSRRRAEIVTAPGAEFRSASAAGLLTLEMVIDAFGQALIHAAGLTLPDRDALVLLHAPSGTGKTTTALALAGAGFGLCADDAIVIGAGGICAWGLPRFVKIHHRTAELLPWLAPALTDTWDAAGEQAVPLERLGPPARIEDRRPRPVAGLFMVTRGEGPTQVLPQARVDALAALAADNVRGGREGLQTHQAGRWAMLARLASSTPVFELRVGADVANIGARVREALEPLA; this comes from the coding sequence ATGTCCACCGCCTCTGACGGGTGCGCGCGCGCCGCGCCGGATCCCCACCTCGCCCATTACGATTTCGGCGGCCGCCGCCTCGCCCTCGCGGCGGAGGCGGCCAGCCTGCTGCTGCCGCTCGACCGCTTTCTCGCCTCGCTGCGGGTCGAGCCGGAGGGCGCGCCCGATTTCCGTCTGACGCTGCGGCATGGCGCGTTCCATGAGTCGGTGCCGGGCGACACGCTGTTCGCTTCCGGCCCCATTCCCGGCGAGGGCGATTTCGACTTTCACCGGCGCGGCGAGGGTCTGCTGCTGCGCGGGCCGGACGTCTCGGTGCTGATCGAGCCGTCGCGGCGGCGCGCCGAGATCGTCACCGCGCCGGGGGCGGAGTTCCGCTCGGCTTCCGCCGCCGGCCTGCTGACGCTGGAGATGGTGATCGACGCCTTCGGGCAGGCCCTCATCCACGCCGCTGGCCTGACGCTGCCGGACCGCGACGCGCTGGTGCTGCTGCACGCGCCGAGCGGCACCGGCAAGACGACGACGGCGCTCGCTCTGGCCGGTGCCGGCTTCGGCCTGTGCGCGGACGATGCCATCGTGATCGGCGCCGGCGGCATCTGCGCCTGGGGCCTGCCGCGCTTCGTCAAGATTCATCACCGCACGGCCGAGCTGCTGCCCTGGCTGGCGCCCGCCCTGACCGACACGTGGGACGCGGCCGGCGAGCAGGCGGTGCCGCTGGAGCGGCTCGGCCCGCCCGCGCGCATCGAGGATCGCCGTCCGCGCCCGGTCGCCGGACTGTTCATGGTGACGCGCGGCGAGGGGCCGACACAGGTGTTGCCGCAGGCCCGCGTCGACGCGCTGGCGGCGCTGGCCGCCGACAATGTGCGCGGGGGCCGCGAGGGGCTTCAGACCCATCAGGCCGGGCGCTGGGCGATGCTCGCGCGGCTGGCCTCGTCGACGCCGGTGTTCGAGCTTCGCGTCGGCGCGGATGTCGCCAATATCGGGGCGCGGGTGCGCGAGGCGCTGGAGCCGCTCGCCTAG
- a CDS encoding nucleotidyltransferase family protein, which produces MPLAPEEKRLLCQLADPEATAPDAALWSDARLGRLFELARAHGVLAIVWRKLRGAARGEGRSEAFRADIERIETEHTLTVGRAMLLRHHAARIGARLRERAIPAEIVKGPVFADRLYTHASDRTFTDIDILADPGDLDGIGAALADCGFVLHEKVWDNSARYLEYKWFFEGNPQLMVEAQGDLVHYPSLRRRLSFGYAELKAVSEGAEPSPAGMLIVAAIHALGGHKFHRLQFAVDMLQAARHIVDEAALARAVARVGAELEVGAALHVTADLFGDARTAALADRFDGGRRGALGRRLLTADAVLDAMPKPSRGSHLRRHGFRWLQLLRA; this is translated from the coding sequence GTGCCACTCGCTCCCGAGGAGAAACGCCTCCTCTGCCAGCTCGCCGACCCCGAGGCGACAGCGCCGGACGCGGCGCTCTGGTCCGATGCCCGGCTCGGACGGCTTTTCGAACTGGCGCGCGCGCATGGCGTGCTCGCCATCGTCTGGCGCAAGCTGCGCGGCGCGGCGCGGGGCGAGGGCCGCAGCGAGGCTTTCCGCGCCGACATCGAGCGCATCGAGACCGAGCACACGCTGACCGTCGGGCGCGCCATGCTGCTGCGCCACCACGCGGCGCGCATCGGCGCCCGGCTGCGCGAGCGCGCCATTCCGGCCGAGATCGTCAAGGGGCCGGTCTTCGCCGACCGGCTTTACACGCACGCCTCCGACCGCACCTTCACCGATATCGACATCCTCGCCGACCCCGGCGACCTTGACGGCATCGGCGCCGCGCTGGCCGATTGCGGCTTCGTACTGCACGAGAAGGTGTGGGACAACTCGGCCCGCTACCTCGAATATAAATGGTTCTTCGAGGGCAACCCGCAGCTCATGGTCGAGGCGCAGGGCGACCTCGTACACTATCCCTCGCTGCGCCGGCGCCTGTCCTTCGGCTATGCCGAGCTCAAGGCGGTGAGCGAGGGAGCCGAGCCGAGCCCGGCCGGCATGCTGATCGTGGCGGCCATCCATGCGCTGGGCGGGCACAAATTCCATCGCCTGCAATTCGCGGTCGATATGCTGCAGGCGGCGCGGCACATCGTGGACGAGGCCGCGCTCGCGCGCGCGGTGGCCCGCGTCGGGGCCGAACTGGAGGTCGGCGCCGCGCTCCACGTGACGGCGGACCTGTTCGGCGATGCGCGAACGGCGGCACTCGCCGACCGCTTCGATGGCGGGCGCCGGGGCGCGCTGGGGCGGCGGCTGCTGACCGCCGACGCCGTTCTCGACGCCATGCCGAAGCCCAGCCGCGGCTCGCATCTGCGCCGCCACGGCTTCCGCTGGCTTCAGCTCCTCCGCGCCTAG